TCGACGAGTTCCAGGACATCACGACGCTGCAGTACGACGTCTACGAGGAGTGGAAACCCCACATGAAGCAGGTCCTGATCGCCGGCGACGACGACCAGGTCGTCTACTCCTGGCAGGGCGCCGACCCCGCACTGCTGCTCGAGGAAGCGGTCGACGAGGACATCATTCTGCCGAACTCCTACCGTCTCCCCTCGAACGTCCTCAACGCGGTCAACCAAGAGATCCGCCACATCGAGAAGCGTCAGGACAAGGACCTCAAGCCGCGGAAGGAAGGCGGCGCGGTCGAGGCGCGAGCGAACGCCTCGATGCTGGACGTCGTCCGGAACGTTCGACGGACGCTCGTCGAGACGGACGGCAGCGTGATGGTGCTGTTCCGGGCGCGCTACCAGATGTTCCAGTTTATCGACGAGTTCATCACCGAGGGCATCCCCTTCACGTCGCTGACCGACCAGCGGATGTGGACCGACCGGCTCACCCAGTACGTCCGCGCCGTCGAGGCGATCGACGAGGGCGAGGACGTCACCGGCCTGCAGGCTCGCCGACTCGCGGACATGCTCCAGGAGTCGGCCTTCGGCACCAAGGAGCGCGACGACCTCTTCGACACGATCGACGAGCGCCAGGAAGAGGCCGGCATCGACGACCTCCAAGAACTGATGATCCCCGCCGAGGTCGTCGAGGACCACGTCCCGTTCATGCCCGGTCCCGCGTCGGCGGCCGACATGGTCCGGAAGGTAACTAACTTCCAGAAGAAGAGCGTCCGCTCGTACTTTGCGATCGGCGAGTACCTCGGCATGGAGACCGACCGCGTCCGCGTCGGCACTATCCACTCCGCCAAGGGTCGCGAGGCCGACCACGTCATCGTCGGCACCGACCTCACCGAGAAGGTCGTCGAGCAGATGGTCGCGACCGTCGACGACCCCGAGGACGTCCCCGGCGTCGAGGAGTTCACCAAGTCGACCTCGCCCGTGCCCGTCCTGACGGACAACGAACGGCGCGTCTTCTACGTCGGCATGTCCCGGGCCCGCGAACGGCTCGTCCTCCTCGAGAACTTAGTCGACGGCGCGCCGACGCTGCCGATCGACGTTCTGCTCCACAACAAACTCACGGACACGACCCTCGACGAGTTA
The DNA window shown above is from Halopiger xanaduensis SH-6 and carries:
- a CDS encoding UvrD-helicase domain-containing protein codes for the protein MATTETKVTRLFGGPGSGKTTALLDHVEEILDQDGVTFRDILVVSYTRAAAQEVRERLAERLDESPRALQGNVCTMHAKAYDLLDLSRSDVIGESEKEEFCEEYGLEFEDEYSGAGRRTARSTTIGNKIIATSQWLQRTSRDVSDWYDVPFQWDEEEVRLPPEIDPNAQEGNKYTPTWPSDDDRIDVPEAIRAWRSYKGEQGKIGFADMLERVKQRSLLPSVDYLVIDEFQDITTLQYDVYEEWKPHMKQVLIAGDDDQVVYSWQGADPALLLEEAVDEDIILPNSYRLPSNVLNAVNQEIRHIEKRQDKDLKPRKEGGAVEARANASMLDVVRNVRRTLVETDGSVMVLFRARYQMFQFIDEFITEGIPFTSLTDQRMWTDRLTQYVRAVEAIDEGEDVTGLQARRLADMLQESAFGTKERDDLFDTIDERQEEAGIDDLQELMIPAEVVEDHVPFMPGPASAADMVRKVTNFQKKSVRSYFAIGEYLGMETDRVRVGTIHSAKGREADHVIVGTDLTEKVVEQMVATVDDPEDVPGVEEFTKSTSPVPVLTDNERRVFYVGMSRARERLVLLENLVDGAPTLPIDVLLHNKLTDTTLDELVEEAQQPSGSDDEDGDDEPEVEPEAGAEAP